The Syngnathoides biaculeatus isolate LvHL_M chromosome 16, ASM1980259v1, whole genome shotgun sequence DNA segment GTGAGACCAAGCTAAtggtttattatattttatcatGTTAATGTGCATTGAGTTATGCCACCACTGCCCACAACTCTGAATAGTATTAATAGTGCTCATTTGCcaatatgacatgacatgagATGAGTGAGTCCACGATGGTTCATTGATGtttctcatgtaaaatatgCAGGGTTACTATGACAGAGATACTCCTCCTCCTCAGTAAAACACAGTTTACCATTTGAAAtgattctgaaattattttaaatgaattcgAGATAAACttagaaatatttatttgtagtcTGATTATTGGCCTCATTGCTGCACCTATGTGTTTTTCGAGCTCTGTTGTGTTTTGTATGTTGGGTATAAGTGTGTATCGTACTCTATATGCTTACTACAGAAGACACTTTTATCCTTTCCCACCACACATGCAGGGATACATCTTCCAAGATGGTGGACAGCACAATGGCTCAAGTGGGCAAGAATCTGACTGAAGCCATGAGGCTCTTGGGAGATGGACAAATGTGAGAACTGAGTCTATTCAAGTACAATGGTAGCTTAAAGTTTGATACTGATCTTGTACGTGATGCCAGTCAAACTTTGATGTGGTCAACTTTCAAATCAACatattccatctatccattcatctattttacGCATAGCTTATCATTGCTGAGGTCCTGCTCAAATATATTTGCAATGTACAGAGGTCTCCAAATCTTTCCGATCCAAAAAGTGGAAGCCCTGCTAAAAAcagactttgggaaccactgaatTAGACGAGGTCATAAATATGTCATGAgtcaatacatttaaaatagttTGCTTTGAAAACAAAACTTATCTGAATTGATTTAATCCATTCTTAGCAAAAGATTCTACTTCGGGTCAGCGTCCAATAATTACGAATTGACCTTCGTAGTAAAGATGTACAAGATATACAGCATGTCTTCAGTAATCCAGGAAGTATTTAGGAAAGGATATTGAGGCttgtatttttatctttattttttcatcctAAGCTTTGAAGCCTCAGTTCTTCACATAATTGTTCAACTTTGTGAAGGACCTAACCCAGcggttcccaaacattttttgcagcaCCTCTCTTTTTGGAGATGAGATTTTCAGCGCCCTGCCCCTCCCCCCGCTAACATCATTTCTTGGGACGACAACAGCAGGCTGTAACTTAATGAAAAGTGTAGTTCATGGTAGCTCCCCCGTCATAACAGCCCCCCGTCGCCCCTTATTTGAAAACTACTGATCTAACCATTAGAGAGGTTTTGatgacctgtgctattttttttgttaagaggTTGTCAGTGATTGTATCATTTGACACTTAAGCCAACTATATGTGAGTCCTTTTCTAATTGGGGGGTTAAGTATTTTGAGTTCTTTGTGATGAAACAACTGCaaatttttccttttataaACTCATGGCAAATTAAATATGGTTAACACATGGACATATCCTTGAGAACCACAGCACATACATCTCActgttgagaatttttactGTTGAtagtaaaatatttgtttgctcAGGATGTGTCTTATGTACTTATAGCCACAAGACATGAACATTTTCTGGCTGGAAACCGTTCAAAACCTACCACTAGAACTACATGAGCGAAGGCTGATCTCCTTTGtgcaaatcattttgaaaattacTGCATGTAAGAGATTTGCGGAGCTGTAAAAGTACGTCTTTTGAGGGGTTTGCATATACTCCTGAGCAACTACCAAGACGCAGCCTCATTTCCTTTCTCAAGCCCTTCAGCTAAATAAGAAGAAAGGAGCATCATAGACAGTGTTGTGTAGTCAGACAATGTTTGGCCAACAATCGAATTAGACCTTGTGAAGACATACTGGGGTTCTCAGAGAAATGTGAAATAGTAGAAAGAACAATGTCTGTAAACTGATTCATGTGTACATATAAATGCTGTGTTCTATCAAATAGAGGTCTGGAGGGAAGAACAGAGAGCTCAGTCTTCAACAGAACCAGCGTAGTGGGCCCTCTTCAGGGAGAGTAAGAGTAACACACATACGGGAGCACTTTCAATAAACGTGCTATCCTAACATATAATGACTTAAAAATTtgcatacttatttttttcccaaatgtttgGATTTTCCAAAATTAATTTATAATGCCATGGAAATGATGGTTGATCATGTgtaaacaaatgaacaacgGTTAAAGGTTTAATGTGGAATTCTTGATCCTCGATTGTTTAGTGGTCTGGATGTTTCCACTATACTACACCTTGTTCACACACTCATccatgaagaggaggaggaagaagacaaCCCAAACCCACAGTAAGTGATAAAACTCTTTATTGACGGCACGCTTATTACTGCCCCCTTCCCTGCACATAGAATAGATTATTCAGCAAgggaattctttttttaataaacaaaaggacatctgtgtttattttgaggaatggtaaaaaaataatgaagcaaataaataaatgagtgaTAGACTCAAGTCACTTTTAAATAGATGACTAAGCGTTCTGATTTGTCTGCTCAGTAGGATGCAGAATGTGGGTGAACAGGGTCACATAGCACTACTAGGGCACAGCCTGGCAGCCTACATCTCAGTACTGGACAGAGAGCGACTGCGGAAGCTGACCACCCGGATCTTGTCTGATACCACAATGTGGCTCTGTAGACTGTTCAGGTAATCTCGGAATGGAACTCATGATTGTGTTTGGTTGTTACAGTAAGAGGCTCTCGACATGCCAGTTTAACAGGGTTACATTGCATTATTTGAATCAAAATCTTTGGGTCTGGAAtagtgtctttctttttttttttttttaattttaattgtttttattttttacacatttgttcTACATAACATTACTTTTGTCTTCAGCATCTATCTTtggatttatctttttaaacACAACTGTCTACTCTGATGTTTAGATATGAGAATGGTTCCGCTTACTTCCATGAAGATGACAGAGAAGGCCTGGTCAAAGTATGTCGACTGGTCATCAATGCGTCCTATGACGATTATGCCTCTGAGGGCTACACTGTCCTCAGCTCAAAGCAGCCAGTTATCTACCAGAGCGCATCAACCAGATCTGGGCTAGGACAGCATCTCTGCAACCAggtatgttgaaaaaaaaaacaacactcatGTATGCTTAAAGTTCAGAGTTTTGTTTGGAGGTGTGACCTTGTAGACATACCCTGTAGAAACACGTAGGAATGTTGTAATAGTTTGCACTCATGTCCCATTTTAATGTCAGTCTCTGTGTCATTAGCTTGCACTGCCTCTCTCTAGTCTGTGCACAGTCCCATGCAACACCCTCTTTGGATCCCAACATCAAATGGTAAGAGAATACACAGAAATGTAGTTAAATGGAAACCGGTTGGCaaacatatacatattttatacaCACAGGATATTGCTCTATTGGACAAACTAATCAAAGAAGACATTGAAAGTGGAAAgtttcctttgtttttaatcGCCAATGCAGGTACAGAAAAAACACTATTCATGCACTATGTTTAACTATTACATATAAGGATAGAATACATTTCATGTAATGGAAATATCTGTTTTACAATGTTGGTTTATAcattttttccaggtactcctGGGGCAGGTCATACTGATAAATTGGGCCGACTTAGGGACCTGTGTGATCAGTACAAAATGTGGCTCCATGTGGAGGGGTGAGACATTTAATATGATCAGAGAGTTGTGATCTCatttaaacaaatttaaatgCACACTTCAGAAAGTGTTGATTAATACTGAATACTTGATGAATACTTTGTTGTTTTATCACTACAGTATTTTGATAGATGATCTTGTGTCATTTTAAACTATGTATTGTTATATCTGCTTCATCTTCAGAGTTAACCTTGCAACACTGACGCTGGGTCAGACCACCTCTGCTATTATGGTAAACTCAGACCCTCTCATCAGCTCATGAATTTACTCTCCATGTGCAAAAGCAACCAGAACTCTGTCATTTCTCATCCATGTATACTCTGTGTCGTTTTGAGCTAATCATTTTCTCTTCTAGGCAGCAACCAGAAGTGACAGTATGACGTTGACACCAGGTCTGTGGCTAGGACTTCCTGCTGTAACTGCTGTCACACTGTACAGACATGAAGACCCAGCACTGGTAGGTTGCtagtactttcttttttttttcacatgcagaTGTATCCAATCAAGGTGAGTGATATTCCATGGCATGTTATGTGACTATCTGTAAATGACTCACTTCTGTCTGTTTTGTCTTAGTCCCTAGCTGCAGGTTTGACCTCCAGTCAGCCTGTTGAGAAGCTGCGAGCATTACCGCTATGGTTGTCTCTGCAGTATCTTGGTTACAATGGAATCATCCAAAAAATAAGACATGCAACCATGCTGGTGAGCAGAAAATATAATATTGCCAAATACAGTGTTCGTTATTTGCAGGGGTGTAAGGAATGTAACCTCTGAATAACGGAAATCCGCGAATAATGGATACAGTATTAATACACACTCGTTACACTCTCAGCAATGCATGCCAGCACGTGTTTTGGCATATACAGTATGCAAGCTACCACGTGATGGTGCTCACGAGGTAGTGAGGAATAATTGTATTTcatatctgtaagcagaagaagcttacacaCTGCCAGTATAGGGAGGTCATTATTGATGATAATGTACAAACTCACAGTGTCAcgtcgaaactaaaattatcacaccacagcaaacagaatctcataactatccatccatccattttctgagccgctttatcctcacaagggtcgcaggagtgctggagccattcccagctgtcatcaagcaggaagcagggtacaccctgaactggttaccaaccaatcacaggacaccTGGAGATaggcaacagttgcactcacaatcacacctacaggcaatttagagtgtccaattaaggcatgttttggggatgtgggaggaaaccagagtgcttggagaaaatccacacaggcggggctgggatttaaaccccggtcctcagaactgtgaggccag contains these protein-coding regions:
- the pdxdc1 gene encoding pyridoxal-dependent decarboxylase domain-containing protein 1 isoform X5, with translation MVDSTMAQVGKNLTEAMRLLGDGQIGLEGRTESSVFNRTSVVGPLQGDGLDVSTILHLVHTLIHEEEEEEDNPNPHRMQNVGEQGHIALLGHSLAAYISVLDRERLRKLTTRILSDTTMWLCRLFRYENGSAYFHEDDREGLVKVCRLVINASYDDYASEGYTVLSSKQPVIYQSASTRSGLGQHLCNQLALPLSSLCTVPCNTLFGSQHQMDIALLDKLIKEDIESGKFPLFLIANAGTPGAGHTDKLGRLRDLCDQYKMWLHVEGVNLATLTLGQTTSAIMAATRSDSMTLTPGLWLGLPAVTAVTLYRHEDPALSLAAGLTSSQPVEKLRALPLWLSLQYLGYNGIIQKIRHATMLSQQLLQNLKSVNSIKTSAIVSPIPPISEAALRDVLGSFMLSIVEDELNSPVVLLKFSQEMCAASNSGSVEAYCAVEKEVLDVFNRWLGKQLAQMVPASGVDVVELEDEGTCVRFSPILTAADLGTQREDVENLVKTLLELVPLMTSTMSYQQDFKEEIHQCSPYLRYIEELCWPGLGAVRYEPQVEGIEDGRRAKEIKKINAELLKKLQELDSDIIFSTGPEFAREENCIFISMVADDVDIQALVETIMTLGRDIEENGRPPDAIVKDATDRS